One genomic window of Quercus robur chromosome 6, dhQueRobu3.1, whole genome shotgun sequence includes the following:
- the LOC126689270 gene encoding endo-1,3;1,4-beta-D-glucanase-like: MSGPQCCSNPPTLNPNAGAGHVEQLGGLSTYVSGSPNSKLAILLISDVYGYEAPNLRKLADKVAAAGFFVVVPDFFNGDPYVPDDANRPIQVWLKDHGTDKGFEEAKPVIEAVKSKGVSAVGAAGFCWGAKVVVELAKAEFIQAGVLCHPSFVTVDDIKGVKVPIAVLGAENDHLSPPTLLKQFEEALAAKPEVDGFVKIFPKVAHGWTVRYSVEDVAAVKSAEEAHQNLLEWFAKYVK, from the exons aTGTCTGGTCCCCAGTGTTGCTCAAACCCACCAACCTTGAACCCAAATGCAGGAGCTGGCCATGTTGAACAGCTTGGTGGACTCAGCACCTATGTCTCTGGCTCTCCCAACTCCAAGCTTGCCATCCTTCTCATCTCTGACGTTTATG GATATGAGGCTCCAAACCTGAG gaagctTGCAGACAAGGTTGCAGCTGCTGGATTTTTTGTGGTAGTTCCTGACTTCTTTAATGGAGATCCCTATGTGCCGGATGATGCTAATAGGCCTATACAAGTTTGGTTGAAGGATCATGGAACG GATAAGGGATTTGAGGAGGCAAAGCCAGTAATTGAAGCTGTAAAAAGTAAAGGTGTTTCTGCAGTTGGGGCTGCTGGCTTTTGCTGGGGTG CCAAGGTTGTGGTTGAACTTGCAAAGGCTGAGTTTATCCAAGCTGGTGTGCTATGTCATCCTTCATTTGTCACTGTAGATGATATCAAGG GGGTTAAGGTTCCTATTGCAGTATTAGGAGCTGAAAATGACCATCTTTCTCCACCCACGCTCTTGAAACAGTTTGAAGAGGCCTTAGCTGCTAAACCTGAG GTGGATGGCTTTGTTAAGATATttccaaaagttgcacacgggTGGACAGTCAGGTACAGTGTTGAAGATGTGGCAGCTGTGAAGTCTGCTGAGGAGGCCCATCAGAACTTGTTAGAATGGTTTGCTAAGTATGTGAAGTGA